A single Micromonospora luteifusca DNA region contains:
- a CDS encoding VOC family protein, whose protein sequence is MAHLGLVALLVGEYDEAIDFYVGGLGFELVEDTARPDGSRWVVVRPTGARETALLLARPSTAEQRARVGDQTGGRVGLFLYTEDFARDHARMVAAGVRFLEEPRHESYGSVAVFVDLYGNRWDLLQPAA, encoded by the coding sequence ATGGCACATCTGGGACTTGTCGCGCTGCTGGTCGGGGAGTACGACGAGGCGATCGACTTCTACGTCGGCGGCCTCGGCTTCGAGTTGGTGGAGGACACGGCCCGACCGGACGGTTCGCGCTGGGTGGTGGTCCGCCCGACGGGTGCCCGGGAGACGGCGTTGCTGCTGGCGCGACCGAGCACCGCCGAGCAGCGGGCCCGGGTCGGCGACCAGACCGGTGGCCGGGTCGGGCTGTTCCTCTACACCGAGGATTTCGCCCGGGACCACGCCCGGATGGTGGCCGCCGGGGTGCGTTTCCTTGAGGAGCCGCGGCACGAGTCGTACGGCTCGGTGGCGGTATTCGTCGATCTCTACGGCAACCGGTGGGACCTGCTCCAGCCCGCGGCCTGA
- a CDS encoding sensor histidine kinase — MPAAATQTVPPPPTLDNPAGGALSLIFTTMPALLRLTCGVVGAAVALSVHTPPVESVVLLPAVAGLTAWSLWYAHRAWRHGINPALVAADVAITAVTCLLIPVLVAPGVLPGEGSWIAVLASTTVINAQATAPARWSIPAGLLVVAAYATGAQAAGNSTEARAHAATLLVQTACTAMMATVMRRRIGRADRVFVEHQRLTREALVARAARDAERQQNRDLHDTVLGTLTMVGLGAVAGPTAAFRERCAADLRTLVALTDVGPVAGDGPVPLDGRLRAVTGRLPELPAHLDLASCAVPAGVADAISESTYAALSNVVRHAPGARVTLRLSRDAVGVVVEVADDGPGFDPTTVPPHRYGLRESILGRMAAVGGRADVQSAPGAGTRIRLEWPGVG; from the coding sequence ATGCCGGCCGCTGCCACCCAGACCGTGCCGCCGCCGCCCACCCTGGACAATCCGGCTGGTGGCGCGCTCAGCCTCATCTTCACCACGATGCCGGCGTTGCTGCGGCTGACCTGCGGTGTGGTCGGCGCGGCGGTGGCCCTGTCGGTGCACACCCCGCCGGTCGAGTCAGTCGTGTTGCTGCCCGCTGTTGCCGGGTTGACCGCCTGGTCGCTCTGGTACGCGCACCGCGCGTGGCGTCATGGCATCAATCCCGCCCTGGTCGCCGCTGACGTCGCGATAACCGCGGTGACCTGCCTGCTCATCCCCGTGCTGGTGGCACCGGGGGTGCTGCCCGGCGAGGGCAGTTGGATCGCCGTGCTGGCCAGCACCACGGTGATCAACGCGCAGGCCACCGCCCCGGCGCGCTGGTCGATCCCGGCCGGGTTGCTCGTCGTCGCCGCCTACGCGACGGGCGCGCAGGCGGCCGGCAATTCCACCGAGGCTCGGGCGCACGCGGCCACTCTGCTGGTGCAGACCGCCTGCACGGCCATGATGGCGACGGTGATGCGCCGACGGATCGGCCGCGCGGACCGCGTGTTCGTCGAGCATCAGCGGCTCACCCGGGAGGCGTTGGTCGCACGGGCCGCCCGCGACGCCGAACGCCAGCAGAATCGCGACCTGCACGACACGGTGCTCGGCACGCTCACCATGGTGGGGCTCGGCGCGGTGGCCGGCCCCACGGCCGCCTTTCGCGAGCGGTGTGCCGCCGACCTGCGTACTCTCGTCGCGCTCACCGACGTCGGCCCGGTGGCCGGCGACGGCCCGGTGCCGCTGGACGGGCGGTTGCGGGCGGTGACGGGCCGGCTGCCCGAGCTTCCGGCGCACCTGGACCTGGCGTCGTGCGCGGTCCCGGCCGGTGTGGCCGACGCGATCAGCGAGAGCACCTACGCGGCGCTGTCCAACGTGGTCCGCCACGCACCGGGCGCGCGGGTCACGCTGCGGCTGAGCCGGGACGCGGTCGGCGTCGTGGTCGAGGTCGCCGACGACGGCCCCGGCTTCGACCCGACCACCGTCCCACCCCACCGGTACGGGTTGCGCGAGTCGATCCTCGGCCGGATGGCGGCGGTCGGTGGCCGGGCCGACGTGCAATCGGCACCCGGCGCGGGCACCCGAATCCGACTGGAGTGGCCCGGTGTCGGCTGA